Below is a window of Candidatus Paracaedimonas acanthamoebae DNA.
GACTTTCTAGCTCTTCATCATCACCATGGAAAAATCTTTCAACTGAACCTTCCACTAATCTTTCCCCTCAATCTAAGCCTCATAATCTTGCTTATGTCATTTATACTTCAGGTTCTACAGGTAAACCTAAAGGCGTATTGATAGAACATAAGAGCGTTAACAGACTTATCTTTAACCAGAATTACGTTACAATTAAATCTTCTTTTATCTTAGCCCAATTAGCTAATGCTGCTTTTGATGCAGCAACTTTTGAAATTTGGGGATCTTTGCTCAATGGAGCCAAATTAATATTTATTCCCCAAAATATCATTTTTTCTGCACAAAATTTTAGTAATTTTTTAAGTAATCAAAAGGTCGATGGCTTATTCATAACTACGGCTTTGTTTAATAGACTGGTCCATGAAAAACCAAGTATCTTTAAGAATCTTAGATTTGTGTTATTTGGAGGTGAACTTGTCAATCCTGAGATAGTAAATCTGGCTCTCCAAGAGGGTGCTCCTAAACAATTAACCCATGTTTATGGTCCCACTGAGAGCACAACATTTACGACAGCCTACGAGGTTGAGAAGATCACTTCCTATGGAAATACAGTTCCTATAGGGCGTCCCCTCTCTAATACCAAGGTCTACATTCTTGACAGTAATTATAATACCCTTCCTGTAGGTATCATTGGGGAACTTTATATTGGAGGGGATGGGCTCGCCAGGGGATATCTTAACCAACCTGAACTTACGGCAAAAAAATTTATTGAAAATCCCTTTGCTACCGAACAGGAGAGGAAAGAAGGACGAAACACAAGGATCTATAAAACAGGAGATCTCTGCCGTTGGCTGGAAGATGGTAGTATCGAATATATTGGGCGCATGGATAATCAAGTAAAGCTCAGGGGATTTCGTATTGAGCTGGGGGAAATAGAGACTCTCCTCAAGCAACACCCAAAAGTAAAAAACGCTATTGTGATTTTAAGAGAGGATGAACCTGGCGATAAGAGGCTTGCAGCCTATACAATTCTGGAAGAGGATTCTGGTATTAATCCAGAGGTACTTGGGGCTTTCTTGGAAGAAAAACTACCGGGCTATATGCTGCCCTCTGCATTTGTGACTCTTGATTCTTTCCCTCTTACCCCTAATGGCAAAATAGACAAGAAGGTATTGCCTAAACCTCTACACCGGAACATCGGAAAATATGTTGAACCTCAAACAGAAATTGAAAAAGTACTGATTAACATTTGGGAAGAAATACTAAGAGTTAAAAAGATTGGGGTGCACAGTGATTTTTTTGCACTTGGTGGTCACTCTTTGCTGGCAGCAAAGATTGTTACAAAGGTAAATAAATACTTTAATGTAAATCTCACTGTAGGAGATGTTTTAAAGAATAAGACAATCCTTGCAATAGCAAAAAAAGTAGAGTCTCTTCCAAAAGTCGAATTTAGTCTTCAAAAACCTACTACTTTTGTCGGAGACAAAATAAATATTCCCCTTACATCGAGCCAGGAGCAAATATGGCTCCATTTACAGGAAGCCCAAGGTAACGTTATCTATAATGAACCATTCACTATTACGATGCCGATGTCTATTTCCCATGCTTGTCTTGAAAAGAGTGTGAATGAAATAGTAAAACGTCATGAAATCTTAAGAACACGCATTTATCTCTTTCAAGGCCTTCCAGTACAATCCATTTCTCCCTATCAGTTTTTTGATCTTCAATCTGTAGACCTTTCATCTATAAAAGATCCAAAAACATGCTTAGAAGAAGCCTATAGAATAGCCACGTTGGAAGCAAAAAAATCCTTTGATCTTGAAAACGGATCTCCTATAAAGTTTAAGCTAATAAAGTTAAATAATATTCTTTACAAGCTTTGTATTGTTGCTCATCATATCGTGATTGATGGTTTTTCTCTCTATAAAACTTTGTTCCCTGAGCTAATAGACTGCTATAAAGCTTTTTCAAATAAGACACTCCCTTACTTGCCTAAGATTGATTTTCAATATACAGATTATGCTTTGTGGAATCAAAAAAGAATAGTTGATTATTCTAAAGATAGCCAATTTTGGAAAAACTTATTACAGGGTGTTCAGGATGTTTCTTTTGGGAAAACTCCAATAGAGTTTCAAGGTAGAAGGGAAATTTTAGCCTTAGACAAAGATTTAAGTAAAAAATTATTTGATTTAAGCTATCACCATGGTGTGAGTCGTTTTGTAATCTTACTCACAGTTTTCAAAGTGCTCCTTTACAAAATCACAGGACAAACTGATTTAGCTATTGTGAGTGCTGTTTCTGGTCGGAATCAATCATTTTTAGATACCCTGGTTGGCAATCTTTTAAACAGCGTCATTTTTCGTAATGATCTTTC
It encodes the following:
- a CDS encoding amino acid adenylation domain-containing protein yields the protein LSSSSSSPWKNLSTEPSTNLSPQSKPHNLAYVIYTSGSTGKPKGVLIEHKSVNRLIFNQNYVTIKSSFILAQLANAAFDAATFEIWGSLLNGAKLIFIPQNIIFSAQNFSNFLSNQKVDGLFITTALFNRLVHEKPSIFKNLRFVLFGGELVNPEIVNLALQEGAPKQLTHVYGPTESTTFTTAYEVEKITSYGNTVPIGRPLSNTKVYILDSNYNTLPVGIIGELYIGGDGLARGYLNQPELTAKKFIENPFATEQERKEGRNTRIYKTGDLCRWLEDGSIEYIGRMDNQVKLRGFRIELGEIETLLKQHPKVKNAIVILREDEPGDKRLAAYTILEEDSGINPEVLGAFLEEKLPGYMLPSAFVTLDSFPLTPNGKIDKKVLPKPLHRNIGKYVEPQTEIEKVLINIWEEILRVKKIGVHSDFFALGGHSLLAAKIVTKVNKYFNVNLTVGDVLKNKTILAIAKKVESLPKVEFSLQKPTTFVGDKINIPLTSSQEQIWLHLQEAQGNVIYNEPFTITMPMSISHACLEKSVNEIVKRHEILRTRIYLFQGLPVQSISPYQFFDLQSVDLSSIKDPKTCLEEAYRIATLEAKKSFDLENGSPIKFKLIKLNNILYKLCIVAHHIVIDGFSLYKTLFPELIDCYKAFSNKTLPYLPKIDFQYTDYALWNQKRIVDYSKDSQFWKNLLQGVQDVSFGKTPIEFQGRREILALDKDLSKKLFDLSYHHGVSRFVILLTVFKVLLYKITGQTDLAIVSAVSGRNQSFLDTLVGNLLNSVIFRNDLSGNPTFSELLTKVNQNALDVYEHQELPLQKVSELIRKNQDDRLPLTAAFVLEPSLDKNDLDWELSQLEIHTDTAKFPLTMEIDERPEGIIGRIEYNTDLFDKTFIQNFIRQFETILQTVVYCPYVKISDIDLLSQEEKKKLLYEWNDTNVEYPKDKTIHQLFEEQVQQTPHNIAIIFEDQELTYYQLNEKAN